ACTGGTAAGCAAGCGGGGCGTCGCCAGTGGCGGCGGCGGTGAACATCACCGCCTCGCCCACCGTCCTGGTTTGCGAGACAGGCTGCGCGGTGATGGAAGGCGGGGTGTTGACGGTAAGCGTGGCGACGGCGCTGGTGATGCTGCCATCGGCACTGCGGACGGTGACGGTGTAGCTGCCAGCGTCGGCGGCGGTGACGGCGGCGAGGGTGAGCGTGCCGGTGCCGGCGCCGGAGACATGCCCGCCGTTGGCGAGGGGCGCGCCGTTTTTTTGCCATTCGTAGGAAAACGGGCGGGTGCCGCCGGCGTCGATGGTGAAAACAGCCGTCCCGCCCGCCATCTTGGTTTGTGGGGCGGGCGGCGTGGTGATGATGGGCGGCCCGGCAATGCAAACCGGGGTGTAGCGATCGGTGGTGGTGCCGTCGCCCAGCTGACCAAACGAGTTGCCGCCCACGGCGTAAAGCCTGCCGTCGGCCGTCACGTGGATGCTGTGTTGGCCGCCGATGGCTGCGGAGGCGGCGCCGGTGGCGATTGGCACCGGGGTAAGGACAGGGTCGATGCCGATAAAATCACCCATCATATGGAGTGTGCCATCGTCCGTCACATAAAGGCTGTAGAAGTTGCCGGCGGCGATGGCGGTGACGTTGTCGGCGATCAACACCGGCGAGAGGCGGTCCGTGGTGTCGCCTGTGCCAAGCTGGCCGTGGGAGTTGTCGCCCATCGCCCAAAGTTTGCCGTTGGTCGTCACGTAAAGGCTGTGGTAGTTGCTCATGGCGATGGCGGCGACATTGGCGGCGATCGGCACCGGGGTGGCACGGTGGAGGCCGGAGGTGCCGTCGCCGAGCTGGCCTTGCTCGTTCCGGCCCATTCCGTAAAGCGTGCCGTCAGTCGTCACGTAAAGGCTGTCCCAACTGCCGACGGCGGCGGTGGCGACGTTGGCGGCGATCTGCACCGGGGTGAGACGGTTGGTGGTGTCGCCTGTGCCAAGCTGGCCGTGGGTGTTGTCACCCATCGCGAAGAGCGTGCCGTCAGCCGTCACGTAGAGGCTGTGGTCACCATCGCCAGCGGCGGCAAAAGCGACCCCCGTGGCGACTTGCACGGGGGTGCCGCGGTTGGTGGTGTCGCCTGTGCCAAGCTGGCCGTGGGTGTTGCTTCCCACCGCGTAAAGCGTGCCGCCGGTCGTCACGTAAAAGCTGTAGTAGCTGCCAGCGGAGGCAGCGGCGATGCCAGTGGCGACAGACACCGGGAAGTAACGGGTGGTGGTGGTGCCGTCGCCAAGCTGGCGTTGTGAATTATAGCCCCATCCATAAAGCGTGCCGTCAGGTGTCAGATAAAAACTGTGATTGTATCCGGCGGTGACCCTGGCGACGACGGCGGCGCGGGCGGATGACATCGCCGTCAACATCGCGAGGAGGATGAGAGTGGCGGACAGGAAAGCGGACGCAGGTCTCGCGGGCGATGTTTTGGTGTTTCTGGTTAATTTTTGTGGATTCATGCTCTTATCAATTCCGGAAGATGTTGCATTGGCTTGAATAAGAAAATGGGGCTCACCTAATCGCATCCCAAATCGAGACACCTTGGAAGATCCGCAAGTGAACGCTTCCGACGCGCCCCTATTGAGGGCATCTCCAGTGCGTGTGTTTGTCTCGAAGTCTCCAAAGATTCGGTTTGGCGGCAGTTGAAGCTACGTTAATGAATTATAAAAGATACGAGGTTTAAGATGATGGTTTTATGCATGCAAAACTGAATGTAATTTGCATTTGAAGAGTATTCGGACGTGAGCGAAGATTTTTGAGGACGTTAGTCAAATTATTTTACAAGTTATAGACTATGCCCTGTAAAATTGGATAGTTATTAGAAATTAAACACCCATGCATCCGAATAGATTTGGCATTGCCGGTGTTTATGTCCGCCGAATGATTTATGATTGTATTTTTTTTAAATACGATTGTGTTAAAAATTAATACGATGAATTACCTCACCGCACTTTTCCCTTCGGCAAGGGCCGAAATCATCCGGCTCCTTTTTTCCGATTCGAGCCGGTCGCTCCATCTCCGCGAACTGGCCCGCCTGAGCAAGCTGACCACGGGGGCGCTCCAAGGGGAGGTGAACAAACTCAACGGCACGGGTTTGCTTCTGGCGCGACGTGATGGCAACCGCCTCTATTTCAGTGCCAACCCGAAGCATCCGCTTTATCCTGAACTGCACGGCATCGCCCTGAAAACAACAGGACTGATTGCGCAGGTTACCCAAGCCCTCGATGGGCTTGCCGGCATTGAACAAGCCTTTGTCTTCGGCTCGTTCGCATCCGGCACCGCCGGGCCGCAAAGCGATGTTGACCTTTTTGCCATCGGTTCGACCGGCCTGCGTCGGCTCGTGCCGCGCCTGCGTCCTGTCGCGGACGCACTGGGACGTGAAATCAATCCTTATGTGATTTCTGCAAAATCATTCACTGCAAAGGCAAAATCCAAGGATGCTTTCATCACGAGTGTCCTTAACTCACCCAAACGCTGGATAATTGGAAACGACCATGAGCTTGAAAACCTGGCAAAATAACGGCTGGCTGCGTCCGCACCAGACCACTGTCGCGCAAATCGCCGAATGGATTCGTCAAAACCATCCTGCGCTCGCCCCTCTCGGTAATCCCTAATCCTTCTTCCCATACATGTCCCTGTTGCATGCGGGGCCAGTTTGCGGAGCGCGTTCGTGCAATCTGGCTTGCGAATGCGATTTTCCAAAAATCGGGACACGGGGATTGGGGTTGCGGAAATGGCGATGGTGAATCGCCCTTCAGGCATGATTCTGGGTTGGGACAGTTGCAGTGCCGTGAGTCGTTCGCCGGAGGTGGTGGGCGGGATTCCTGTGTTCAAGGGAACCCGCGTGCCTGTGACCGCTCTTTTTGAGAACCTTGAGGATGGCGCCACGGTTTTGGATTTCTTGCAGTGGTTTCCGGGGGGCACGAAGCAGCAGGTGGATGCCGTGCTGGAATTTGCCGCAAGGAGCCTGCGCGTGTGGTCGTGGAAATCCTCTTGGATCAGGGAACGCCTGCGCCGTTGCGCGATTATCTGTCAGGCCATGTCGTGGAGACCGCCCACGAGCGTGGCTGAGGTGCCAAGGTCAACGGCGACTCGTTGAACGCCGCCGAGACTGCCGGGTTTGAGTGCCTGATCACGACTTCTAAGAAACTCCTTCCGAAGCCGGTAGGAATGAGGGCGAAGCCGAGGTCGCGGGCGTGTTTGCGAAGGCCGTCTTCGCGGCGTTTTTGGTAGGCGGCTTCGTTGCGGGCAAAGGAGGAGTCGTCGTAGGGTTGTCCGGATTTAAGCAGGTGGTAGATAATGCGGGCGAGTTTATGGGCGGTGGCGGTGATGGCCTTGGGGGCGCCCAGTCGAGCCCGCATGCGCCGGAAGTAGTCGCCGAGGTGGGAGTTGCTCTTGCCGGCGCTGTAGGCGGCCATGCGCAAGGCCTAGGCCGGGCGGCTTTTCACGCTGCGGGTGTGTGCGGAAAGCACCTTGCCCCCGCAGATGCGCTGATCGGGACACAGACCCAGCCACGAGGCAAAATGTTTGGACAAAGGAAACTTGGAGAGATCTCCGCCGACCTCGGAGAAGAGCGTGTGCACGTTGATCGTGCTCAGGCCCGTCAGGTCCACCCCAAGGATGCGGTGCAAGTGGGTGCGCAGGTCGAACTGCGGTTGGTTGCGTTCGGGCTTCTTGCGCTGGCGTCCAACGGGAGCGGGCGCCGGCTCCCGGGTCTTGCCATCAAAGGCGCGCAGCTGCCGCTCTATCTCCCGGTCGCAGTCCTGCACCTGTGTTTGATAATGCCGGTAAATCGCGAGGGCCTGCCTCAGCGTGAACAAATGCTCGGGCCGGTGGTCACCGACCAAGGCCTTCATCATCGTGACCTCGCCCACCTTGATGCGACGGTCGCGCAGGGCGGCCAGCGTGCCCGGATCGCGTTCGCCTTTGAGAATCGCATCCAGGATCGCCAGGCCGGTGACGCCGGTCAGCTCGCTGATCACGTGATGAAGGTGCAGGTTCATTTGCGTGAGCGCCTTTTGCATGTGCTGCACGTGCCGGGCGGCCGACTTGATCAACATGTCCCGGTGCCGCAGGTAGGCCCGCAAGGCGCAGACCTGGTCTGGCGGCCGGAACGATCCGCGAAGCAGTCCGACGGTGTGCAGGTATTGCAGCCACTGGCAGTCGAGCACGTCGCTCTTGCGGCCGGGCACGTTCTTCACCTGGCGGGCGTTGACCAGACGGACCTCAAAGCCCCGTGTCTCCAGGATCTGGAAAACGGGTATCCAATAGACGCCGGTGGACTCCATGACCACCGACTTGATCCGGCACTGCGCGAGCCAGTCGGCCAAGGCATGCAACTCTTCGGTGAACGCCCCGAAGCAGCGCACCGATTCTTCCGCCCGGTCGGGCGGCACGGCGACGAACAACTCGGTCGCACCGATGTCGATGCCGGCGCTGTCGGGCTGGATGATTACGGGCTGGCTTTGGGCTTTCTTTTTTGGACGTCGGGACATAGTAAGAAATGCCACCTGCCGGGACGGCCCGGATTTATGCGAAAAGGAAGCGGTAATCTTCTAAACGAGATAGCCACCTCGCGGTGGGCCTCACCAATGACTTTGCGCACCTATCTCCGGCACCACGCTGACAAGCGGGCTTTATCAGGGGCACCACTGGCGCGTCGGTGTTCAGCTTGCCTCCCGGCAGGAGGGCGGTGGCGCGGGGAAACGGATCGCGAACCCCGCGCCACTCCGCAAAAATGCTGCTTGTGACCGTAAACCGGCTTGACTTTCGTCAGTCCATGTATCTATCTGTAGATATGCCAACTGCAATCACTCGCGCCAAGTTATTCCGCCACGGTGGCTCACAAGCCGCCAGACTTCCCCGTGATTACCGGCTGCCCGGCAAGGAAGCAGCGATTTCACGCACGCCCACGGGCGGCGTCTTGCTCGAACCGCTGAACGCCGATTTTGAAAAACGGCGTCGGAGATTCTTCGCTCTGGCAGGTTCATGCCCCGATCTGCCCGACGTGCCGCCGCACACAACTCCCGACATCTTCCGCGACGAATGATTTACTTGCCCGACACCAACGCGGTCTCCGCGTATATGCGCGGAGACAACCCGAAGCTCGTGCAGAAGATGCAGGAGTATTTCGGAGAACTGTGCCTCTCGGTGATCGTCCTCTCTGAACGAGAATTCGGGGTGACGAAGGGAACCAGCGCGCATGCCCGACTGAAGCTCGCCGAGTTGGCCCAGACATTGCCGGTGGAGCCATTCACCCGTGACGACTGCACCCACTATGCTGCGATCCGTCACGATCTGGAATCGCGAGGCATGGGCATCGGGCCGATGGACACACTGATCGCAGCTCATGCCCTCCGCCTCGGCGCGACGGTTGTTACCCGCAACGTCAGCGAATTCCGCCGCGTGAGCGGACTAAAGGTTGAAAACTGGCAGGAGTAGGACTGGTCGAAGACAGTGCGCATTTGTCGCCGTCCATTGCTGGTTTCCGGTTAATTTGGGTTTTGTTCCACCGCGTGGATGGAGTGTGGGGCCGCTGTGGAGATGTGGCCGCTATCCTTGAAAACACGGCCCGTCTTGTCGGTGTGGCGGCGCAGACGCCAGTGATGTTGCAATCCCGGTTTTGTAGTATGATGAGGGCGGCGTAGGTCATTCATGCCTGTGCCGCCTTGGCACCAGACCGTCACGGCAAACGCCTGCGCAGATGCCGGATGGCCGGCAACACAAACAGGGCGGCGACAAACCAGAGGCTCATCGCACCGCCGCCGCCGCCAGTGTTGCCGTTGCCGGGGTTGTTGCCGCCATCGCCAGTGCCCCCGTCGGTGGCGGGGGCGGTCGTGGCGGTGAGCCAGAGCGTCGTCACGGTGCCGCTGGCGGTGAGCTTGCGGATGGCGTTGTTGTTGAAATCGGCGATGAACAGGTCGCCGGTGGCGGCGTTCACCGCGAGGTTGGGGCCGGGCAGTTCGTTGCCGAAACGCGCGGTCAGGGCGGGGCCGTCCTCGAAGCCGGGCTCGGTCGCCGAGCCGGCGACAAGGGCGAAGCCGCCGGTGCCGGTGAGGCTGCGGGCGTAGATGGCGGCGGTGGGCTCCTCGGTGGAAACGTAGAGCAGTTGCGCGGCG
This genomic stretch from Termitidicoccus mucosus harbors:
- a CDS encoding nucleotidyltransferase domain-containing protein, which translates into the protein MIVFFLNTIVLKINTMNYLTALFPSARAEIIRLLFSDSSRSLHLRELARLSKLTTGALQGEVNKLNGTGLLLARRDGNRLYFSANPKHPLYPELHGIALKTTGLIAQVTQALDGLAGIEQAFVFGSFASGTAGPQSDVDLFAIGSTGLRRLVPRLRPVADALGREINPYVISAKSFTAKAKSKDAFITSVLNSPKRWIIGNDHELENLAK
- a CDS encoding DUF433 domain-containing protein — translated: MILGWDSCSAVSRSPEVVGGIPVFKGTRVPVTALFENLEDGATVLDFLQWFPGGTKQQVDAVLEFAARSLRVWSWKSSWIRERLRRCAIICQAMSWRPPTSVAEVPRSTATR
- a CDS encoding type II toxin-antitoxin system VapC family toxin, translated to MIYLPDTNAVSAYMRGDNPKLVQKMQEYFGELCLSVIVLSEREFGVTKGTSAHARLKLAELAQTLPVEPFTRDDCTHYAAIRHDLESRGMGIGPMDTLIAAHALRLGATVVTRNVSEFRRVSGLKVENWQE